A single genomic interval of Blastocatellia bacterium harbors:
- a CDS encoding DUF4412 domain-containing protein — MLQQRAIDYTPATHLLRTVCLFIVLIMTAAFASACKSDQQTDSGAPSTTSAVTSAVKHAIEGAGEFEGLVEMKLSTPDRAQPMGMTFYLKGERTRMETNMGDVPEAQAVMLMDMAKGEMTTLIPQQKMYVTMNLEEMRKMAEQMGAADQESKEFEFPKLTPTGKTETIAGYQCEHWLMGDQQEIDMCVAKGLGYFGTGSKIGGFGPMKNLMFSPKMLAAAAAHPEWVKFLSGGAFPLKITATEGGKVTMTMEATKIERKKLDDALFTVPADYKKLSMSAMGEQQ, encoded by the coding sequence ATGCTTCAACAACGCGCGATTGACTATACGCCCGCGACTCATCTGCTGCGGACGGTCTGCTTATTCATCGTTCTCATCATGACAGCGGCATTTGCCAGTGCTTGCAAGAGCGATCAGCAAACGGACTCTGGCGCGCCGTCTACCACATCAGCAGTGACATCGGCTGTCAAACATGCCATTGAAGGCGCAGGCGAATTTGAAGGGCTGGTCGAGATGAAACTGAGCACTCCTGACAGAGCACAACCGATGGGCATGACGTTTTATCTGAAAGGCGAGCGGACTCGTATGGAGACGAATATGGGCGATGTGCCTGAGGCTCAGGCTGTGATGCTCATGGACATGGCCAAAGGGGAAATGACCACGCTCATTCCGCAACAGAAAATGTACGTGACCATGAACCTCGAAGAGATGAGAAAGATGGCCGAACAAATGGGCGCTGCGGATCAAGAGAGTAAAGAGTTCGAGTTTCCTAAGCTCACACCAACGGGTAAGACCGAGACAATCGCCGGCTATCAGTGTGAGCACTGGCTCATGGGCGACCAGCAAGAGATTGACATGTGTGTCGCCAAGGGACTCGGTTATTTTGGCACGGGCAGCAAGATAGGCGGCTTCGGCCCGATGAAGAATCTCATGTTCAGTCCGAAGATGCTGGCGGCTGCCGCAGCTCATCCCGAATGGGTCAAGTTCTTGTCGGGCGGCGCGTTTCCGTTGAAGATCACAGCAACTGAAGGCGGCAAGGTCACAATGACCATGGAAGCCACCAAGATCGAGCGGAAAAAGTTGGACGATGCCCTGTTCACCGTGCCAGCCGATTACAA
- the msrA gene encoding peptide-methionine (S)-S-oxide reductase MsrA: protein MKKLYLALGLALLGALVVYSYSTSTNNHLEQARKQALASGKPLAKATFAGGCFWCMEPPFEQLDGVVEVKSGYTGGFKKNPTYEEVSAGHTGHAEAVEILYDPTKISYAELLDVFWRNIDPTVKDRQFCDVGKQYRSAIFYHDQEQKRLAEESKQKLSQRFKNIYTEIVPATTFYPAEEYHQDFYKKNPVRYKSYRYGCGRDARLRELWDQAKP, encoded by the coding sequence ATGAAAAAACTGTATCTCGCTCTTGGACTTGCCCTGCTGGGCGCATTGGTCGTCTATAGTTATTCGACATCTACAAACAACCACCTGGAGCAGGCTCGCAAACAAGCCTTAGCCAGCGGCAAGCCGCTTGCCAAAGCGACCTTCGCTGGTGGATGTTTCTGGTGCATGGAGCCGCCATTTGAACAATTGGATGGCGTGGTTGAGGTCAAGTCCGGTTATACCGGCGGGTTTAAGAAAAACCCAACCTACGAGGAAGTTTCAGCCGGTCATACTGGCCATGCTGAGGCCGTCGAGATTCTCTACGATCCAACAAAAATCAGCTATGCTGAGTTGCTCGATGTATTCTGGCGTAACATTGATCCGACAGTGAAAGACCGGCAGTTTTGCGATGTGGGCAAGCAATACCGCTCAGCAATTTTCTATCACGATCAAGAACAAAAGCGACTGGCCGAAGAATCCAAACAGAAGTTGAGCCAGCGATTCAAGAACATTTATACCGAGATTGTTCCTGCAACGACTTTTTATCCGGCTGAGGAGTATCACCAGGATTTTTATAAGAAAAACCCCGTGAGGTACAAATCCTATCGCTACGGGTGTGGCCGCGACGCCCGATTGCGGGAGCTATGGGATCAGGCCAAGCCGTAA
- a CDS encoding 2OG-Fe(II) oxygenase, with product MGLFAPLIDQLAEQHWAVSRELFSMAEIEALACEAWHGWRNGLFLQAAIGRDAQRQVRSEIRGDFIRWLDEHALTPAQTSYWMKMEQLKEALNQALFVGLRELEAHYAVYPPGAFYRKHLDRFRTDDARLISTSLYLNIDWPEAAGGALRLYPCQDEPQRFVDVLPQAGTLVVFRSDTIYHEVLPATRMRLSLTGWFRRRSLRLQA from the coding sequence GTGGGGTTATTCGCTCCCCTCATAGACCAACTTGCCGAGCAGCATTGGGCAGTCAGCCGCGAGCTTTTCTCGATGGCCGAGATTGAAGCCCTGGCCTGCGAGGCCTGGCACGGGTGGCGCAACGGTCTTTTCCTACAAGCAGCAATCGGACGAGACGCACAGAGACAGGTTCGTTCAGAGATTCGCGGAGATTTCATCCGATGGCTGGACGAACATGCGTTGACGCCGGCGCAAACATCGTACTGGATGAAGATGGAACAATTAAAAGAGGCGTTGAATCAGGCGTTGTTTGTGGGATTGAGGGAACTGGAGGCACATTATGCAGTCTATCCGCCGGGAGCGTTTTACCGAAAGCATCTGGATCGGTTTCGCACCGACGATGCGCGTCTCATTTCGACATCGCTTTATTTGAACATTGATTGGCCTGAGGCTGCTGGCGGCGCCTTGCGACTCTACCCGTGCCAAGACGAGCCGCAGCGATTCGTGGATGTATTGCCACAGGCCGGCACATTGGTTGTGTTTCGCAGCGACACGATTTACCATGAAGTGTTGCCGGCAACGCGCATGCGGTTGAGCCTGACGGGTTGGTTCCGTCGCCGGTCGCTGCGCCTGCAAGCCTGA
- the pnuC gene encoding nicotinamide riboside transporter PnuC translates to MSRLEIIAALLVLLNVALVVARSIWCWPVGAVAVTLYGYVFWRAQLYANMGLQAVYLALQFYGWYQWLYGGEGHTKLPVRRVGDRQLTICAGLGLVGTVVLGTFLKWRTDAALPYWDSAATAFSLVAQWMLAKKYLENWLFWIGVNVVYVGMFVSQAMLPSATLYVILFVMAVMGYWEWLKSLQKTEPASG, encoded by the coding sequence ATGAGCCGACTGGAAATCATCGCTGCCCTGCTTGTGCTGTTGAACGTGGCGCTGGTTGTGGCGCGTAGCATCTGGTGTTGGCCGGTTGGCGCTGTGGCGGTGACGCTCTATGGATATGTCTTCTGGCGAGCGCAACTCTACGCCAATATGGGCTTACAAGCCGTCTATCTGGCATTGCAGTTCTATGGGTGGTATCAATGGCTCTATGGCGGCGAGGGACATACGAAATTGCCGGTGCGCCGTGTCGGTGATCGTCAATTGACGATATGCGCAGGGCTTGGCTTGGTCGGGACTGTTGTGTTAGGAACGTTTCTGAAATGGCGCACGGACGCAGCACTGCCTTATTGGGATTCGGCAGCCACTGCGTTCAGCCTCGTTGCGCAGTGGATGCTGGCCAAGAAATATCTTGAAAACTGGCTGTTTTGGATCGGGGTCAACGTCGTCTATGTCGGCATGTTTGTGAGTCAAGCGATGCTCCCTTCAGCGACATTGTACGTAATCTTGTTTGTCATGGCGGTGATGGGGTACTGGGAGTGGCTCAAGAGTCTTCAAAAAACCGAGCCTGCGTCCGGGTAG
- a CDS encoding isovaleryl-CoA dehydrogenase: MTTHQVSSLIATHEVQNQPPELENYNLFEQDCALKEGVQREGAGWASETISAFGALLGTPHLIELGFQANKNTPVLKTHDRFGHRIDEVEYHPAYHELMKIGMEHGLHCLPWKETRAGAHVARAAMFYLFGQVENGTQCPLSMAFACVPSLRRQPELAAIWEPRLRSTEYDPRFIPAEQKKSALIGMAMTEKQGGSDVRSNTTRAVPVGASGPGQAYELTGHKWFCSAPMSDAFLTLAQTDNGLSCFLLPRWLPDGTRNRLFIQRLKDKLGNRSNASSEIEYHRALAWMVGEDGRGVATIIEMVNHTRLDCIIGSVAGMRQALAQAMHHTAHRLAFGRLLIEQPLMKNVLADLAIEVEAATVSMLRLARAYDESRDDPRARVFARLATAVLKYWICQRAPAMVYEALQCLGGNGYVEESIMARLYREAPLSSIWEGSGNVICLDVLRALRREPEAWPAFIEEVERARGADARLDAVIDQMRDAVRDQVDAELRARRITGLMALALQGSLLLRHSPSYVADAFCASRLGDQSHHLYGTLPASVEFNQIIARAWPMAVAS, encoded by the coding sequence ACCAGCCGCCCGAGCTGGAGAATTACAATCTTTTTGAACAGGACTGCGCCTTGAAAGAAGGCGTGCAACGCGAAGGCGCCGGTTGGGCCAGTGAAACGATCAGCGCCTTTGGCGCGTTGTTGGGCACGCCGCATCTTATCGAATTGGGCTTTCAAGCGAACAAGAATACGCCGGTGCTGAAAACGCATGACCGATTCGGTCATCGGATTGATGAAGTCGAGTACCATCCGGCGTATCACGAGTTGATGAAAATTGGCATGGAGCACGGGTTGCACTGCCTACCATGGAAAGAGACGCGGGCAGGCGCTCATGTGGCGCGGGCCGCGATGTTCTATCTGTTTGGACAAGTGGAAAACGGCACGCAGTGCCCGCTTTCGATGGCCTTTGCGTGCGTGCCTTCGCTGCGTCGCCAACCGGAGCTGGCCGCCATCTGGGAACCGCGGCTGCGTTCGACTGAATATGATCCACGCTTCATTCCTGCTGAGCAGAAAAAGAGCGCGCTCATCGGCATGGCAATGACAGAAAAACAAGGCGGCTCTGATGTCCGGTCTAACACCACGCGCGCCGTGCCAGTTGGAGCCTCAGGGCCAGGGCAGGCCTATGAATTAACCGGCCACAAATGGTTTTGCTCGGCGCCAATGAGCGATGCGTTTTTGACGCTGGCGCAAACAGACAACGGCTTATCGTGTTTCTTGTTGCCGCGCTGGTTGCCCGATGGGACGCGCAATCGGCTCTTCATCCAGCGATTGAAAGACAAGCTCGGCAATCGCTCAAATGCGTCGAGTGAAATCGAGTACCATCGAGCGCTCGCCTGGATGGTTGGCGAGGATGGTCGCGGCGTGGCCACAATTATCGAGATGGTCAATCACACGCGGCTCGATTGCATTATCGGTTCAGTCGCTGGTATGCGGCAGGCGTTGGCTCAAGCGATGCACCATACGGCGCATCGTTTGGCCTTCGGACGTTTGTTGATTGAGCAGCCGCTGATGAAAAACGTGTTGGCCGATTTGGCCATTGAAGTTGAAGCGGCGACCGTCAGCATGTTACGACTAGCGCGCGCCTACGACGAGAGTCGAGATGATCCTCGCGCCCGCGTCTTTGCCCGCCTCGCCACCGCCGTGCTGAAGTATTGGATTTGTCAACGCGCGCCGGCGATGGTCTACGAAGCGTTGCAATGCCTGGGCGGCAACGGCTACGTCGAGGAATCTATCATGGCGCGGCTCTATCGCGAAGCGCCACTCTCGTCTATCTGGGAAGGTTCGGGCAACGTCATTTGCCTCGATGTCCTGCGGGCGCTGCGACGCGAGCCGGAGGCGTGGCCAGCGTTTATCGAAGAAGTGGAACGTGCGCGCGGCGCTGATGCACGGCTCGATGCAGTGATTGATCAAATGCGCGACGCGGTGCGCGATCAAGTAGATGCTGAGCTGCGGGCGCGGCGCATCACCGGCCTGATGGCGCTGGCGTTGCAGGGTTCGCTCCTGCTCAGACACAGCCCGTCCTATGTGGCCGACGCATTCTGCGCGTCGCGACTCGGCGATCAGAGCCATCATCTGTATGGGACATTGCCGGCGAGCGTGGAATTCAATCAGATCATCGCGCGCGCCTGGCCGATGGCGGTTGCATCGTAG